Below is a window of Candidatus Chromulinivoraceae bacterium DNA.
GATTGATTTGGGGGTGTCATCACCGCAGCTCGATCAGCAAGAACGAGGGTTTTCTTTTACAAAAAATGGTCCGCTCGATATGCGTATGGATCGTCGCCAAGAAGTATCAGCCGAAACGCTGGTAAATACGGCATCAAAAGACGAGCTTGTGCGTATTATTACGACCTATGGAGAGGAACCGCTTGGATTTGCTCGGCATATTGCCGATGCAATCTCCAAAGCAAGGCCACTTCATACGACAGAAGAACTCGCTGAGCTTATCAAACAAAATTATCGTGGCAAGTGGAAAAAAACCCACCCAGCTACGCGCACTTTTCAAGCACTCCGAATAGCGGTCAACCAAGAGCTACGGCAAGTTGAAGAAATGCTACCACTTTTACCCAAGTTGTTAAAACAAGGGGGAAGGGTGGGGGTTATCAGCTTTCATAGCCTCGAGGATCGGTTGGTCAAACAGTACTTTAGCGAACAAAAAAATGCTGGGTACGAGGCCGAACTCGAAATCCTGACCAAAAAACCGCTAGCTGGGGATATTTACGACGTTCACAATCCGCGTTCCCGAAGTGCAAAACTTCGAGTCGCAGTGAAAAAATAAAACAAAAAGAAGGAAGGGGCAAAACACCATGCCAATCCACATTCCTGTACAAAACGAATCAGTAGAAACACAAGTTACTGTACGTTTTAAATAACAAGATCGGTGCGTCCACTAAAAAAGTGGACGCACCACCAAAACAAAAAATAAACAAGAAAAATACAAAATGTCATACTCACGAAGCACACAATTCAGCACGCGCCGCTCCGGAAGCTGGGGTCGCAACCAGAACAACACGCGTTTTGCTTCGCCTGTCAAACTTGGCCCAGTGACACATACGGTGCTTGTCGCCCTTATGATTACCGTGCTCGGTTTGATATACTTGACTCAGGCAACTCGTGCAACAAGTTATGACTATGAAGCGCAAAAGATCGATAGCAAAATCGCTGATCTTAATAACCAAAAGACCGATCTTCAGGTAGAGAATGCTCGTCTGACCGCGCTAGAGAACGTCCAGAACTCGAGCGTTGCGCGTAATATGACGCAACCTTCTCAGACTGACTACGTCGGCGAATAGAGAGAAAATGCTACTAGATTTCAAAAAAGGCAGCCGCGCGCAGACTCTTGCCATTCTGACACTTGTCATTATGGCTATTTTTGTCGTTCGGCTATTTTATTTGCAAATTATTAAGCATGACTATTATGTGGCACAAGCAAACGCCGAGCAACTGAAGCAGCTAGCCATTCCCGCAATGCGTGGTCAGATTTATGCGATGGATGACAGTACGCCGGTGCCACTTGTACTGAATGAGGCTGTGTATACGGTGTTCGCAGATCCACATGTGGTTGATAAGCAGCAGGACATGGTTGATCTCATCCACAGGGTCGCTGGTGGCAATGCTCGGCCCAATCTTGATACACTGCTAGCAAATAAAGACTCAAGATATCAGGTTCTAGC
It encodes the following:
- the rsmH gene encoding 16S rRNA (cytosine(1402)-N(4))-methyltransferase RsmH, which encodes MSIKEHPPHHVPVLLDKTLEMLQPELGESYLDLTAGYGGHARKFLAVTNNFEDSVLVDRDDYAISHLSEFAEKGVRLLHTDFANAARQLIEEGRQFNIVLIDLGVSSPQLDQQERGFSFTKNGPLDMRMDRRQEVSAETLVNTASKDELVRIITTYGEEPLGFARHIADAISKARPLHTTEELAELIKQNYRGKWKKTHPATRTFQALRIAVNQELRQVEEMLPLLPKLLKQGGRVGVISFHSLEDRLVKQYFSEQKNAGYEAELEILTKKPLAGDIYDVHNPRSRSAKLRVAVKK